The Plasmodium brasilianum strain Bolivian I chromosome 14, whole genome shotgun sequence genome contains a region encoding:
- a CDS encoding hypothetical protein (conserved Plasmodium protein) — translation MVKKDNIWILCKFYCKENEGMLNKKQEDDIFKILENSNTPLSILIKEEFDKKATILYGKIFKSILFSRFFVTFANLKLRLFIIRTSNKYKREVSLLSQFVTLCGSNLSVQVLYIGVTLCKCKRFLRDLFIRLKIEDNIPTILKYNNFPHFL, via the exons atggtgAAAAAGGACAACATATGGATTTTGTGTAAATTCTATTGTAAAGAAAATGAAGgaatgttaaataaaaaacaggAAGAtgatattttcaaaattttagaaaattcCAACACACCATTatctattttaattaaagaa GAATTTGATAAGAAAGCTACAATACTGTACgggaaaatatttaaaagcaTACTTTTTTCTCGCTTTTtcg TTACTTTTGCAAATTTGAAACTTCGGCTATTCATTATCCGAACTAGCAAT AAATACAAAAGAGAAGTTTCCCTGTTATCGCAATTTGTAACCCTATGTGGTAGTAACTTGAGTGTCCAAGTATTATACATAGGAG taACACTGTGCAAATGTAAAAGATTTTTAAGAGACCTATTTATTAGGTTAAAAATTGAAGATAACATTCCAACCATTTTGAAGTATAACAACtttcctcattttttatGA
- a CDS encoding 60S ribosomal protein L13-2 has product MVSHNNVLPNVHLHKWWQRYVRVNFSKNIKKKKRRLLRAKKRRESGGKPIEKLHPIVQCPTQRYNFRSRLGRGFTLEELKGAKLNPLAARSIGICVDKRRKNRCEETLKRNIERLEKYKKHLVMIPLKRNKCKKGIGGIPADSDKKLIKELRTKKQLRSIFKNERNTTPYYEAMEVSKIDKTFLAYKTLRKAKLSERRKNKQQQKKDIKRKSKDS; this is encoded by the exons ATGGTGTCACATAACAATGTATTGCCTAATGTGCATTTACACAAATGGTGGCAGAGGTATGTAAGAGtaaattttagtaaaaacataaaaaaaaaaaaaagaagattatTAAGAgcaaaaaagagaagagaAAGTGGAGGGAAACcaatagaaaaattacaCCCCATAGTTCAATGTCCAACTCAGAGGTACAATTTCAGATCAAGACTAGGAAGAGGTTTTACCCTTGAAGAATTAAAG GGAGCTAAGTTAAACCCTCTTGCAGCAAGAAGTATAGGCATTTGTGTTGacaagagaagaaaaaacagATGCGAAGAAACATTGAAGAGAAATATAGAAAGgttggaaaaatataaaaagcatTTAGTTATGATTccattaaaaagaaataaatgtaaaaagggTATTGGTGGAATTCCAGCTGATTCGGACAAGAAACTTATTAAAGAATTAAGGACTAAGAAACAACTACGTAGTATATTTAAGAATGAAAGAAACACCACACCTTACTACGAAGCGATGGAAGTGTCTAAGATAGATAAAACATTCTTAGCATATAAAACATTACGAAAAGCTAAATTGTCAGAGAGAAGAAAGAACaaacaacaacaaaaaaaagatataaagaGAAAATCAAAGGATAGTTGA
- a CDS encoding 40S ribosomal protein S16: MTTKVKRVQTFGKKKTAVAVATVTNGKGLIKLNGKNIDLVEPYILRTKVYEPLWLIGAAKLKNLDIRIRVKGGGQTAQIYAIRQAIGKGIISYYQKYVDESTKKELKDILLRYDRTLLVGDTRRCEPKKFGGKGARARYQKSYR; this comes from the exons atgacaaCAAAAGTAAAGAGAGTTCAAACATTCGGAAAAAAg AAAACGGCCGTTGCAGTAGCGACAGTTACAAATGGAAAGGGactgataaaattaaatggaAAGAACATCGATTTAGTGGAACCGTACATTTTGAGAACAAAAGTTTATGAGCCCCTATGGTTGATAGGAGCagctaaattaaaaaatttagatatACGCATAAGGGTTAAGGGAGGAGGTCAAACGGCACAAATTTACGCAATAAGACAAGCCATTGGCAAAGGAATAATATCATACTATCAAAAATATGTGGACGAgtcaacaaaaaaagaattaaaggATATATTGTTAAGATATGACAGAACGTTACTCGTAGGAGATACAAGAAGATGTGAACCTAAGAAGTTTGGTGGAAAGGGAGCGCGTGCCAGATACCAGAAATCATACAgatag
- a CDS encoding GDP-mannose 4, with protein MNVAMIFGITGQDGSYLSELLLEKGYIVHGIIRRCSSFNTKRIEHIFDKLILHYGDILDSSSICSIIHEIRPNEIYNLAAQSHVKVSFELPEYTAEATGIGTLRILEGIRMSKMQKIKFYNASTSELFGKVKAAIQDENTPFYPVSPYAIAKLYAHYITINYRESYNMFCVNGILFNHESPRRGETFVTRKITRGIARICKNVQTVITLGNIDTYRDWGHAKDYVHAMYLMLQQDKPDDFVICSNEQHSVREFCEIAFSFVGIYLKWVYQGINEIGLDQRNNIVINKDMKYFRKSEVLTLLGDCSKAKNILKWKPTYNFFQLVYEMLKHDFEDCHLAIDDYETCLGRYHAYKSDSHVTN; from the coding sequence ATGAATGTGGCTATGATATTCGGCATTACTGGTCAGGATGGCTCATATTTGAGTGAACTGCTTTTAGAAAAGGGATATATTGTTCATGGGATTATAAGAAGGTGTAGTTCGTTTAACACAAAAAGGATCGAGCATATATTTGACAAgttaattttacattatgGTGATATCCTTGATAGTAGTAGTATATGTTCTATAATACATGAAATAAGACCAAATGAAATATACAATTTAGCTGCACAAAGTCATGTAAAAGTTAGTTTTGAATTACCAGAATACACAGCTGAAGCTACAGGTATAGGTACTCTACGAATATTAGAAGGAATAAGAATGTCGAAAAtgcagaaaataaaattttataatgcTTCTACGTCAGAATTATTTGGAAAGGTAAAAGCAGCTATTCAAGATGAAAATACGCCATTTTATCCTGTATCACCATATGCTATTGCAAAATTGTATGCCcattatataacaataaattatAGGGAatcatataatatgttttgtGTGAATGGCATATTATTTAATCATGAAAGTCCAAGAAGAGGGGAAACATTTGTTACTAGGAAAATAACTAGGGGTATTGCAagaatttgtaaaaatgttCAAACAGTTATAACGTTAGGAAATATTGATACATACAGAGATTGGGGGCATGCTAAAGATTATGTACATGCCATGTATTTAATGTTACAACAAGATAAACCTGACGATTTTGTTATTTGCTCTAATGAACAACATTCTGTAAGAGAATTTTGTGAAATAGCTTTTTCCTTTGTaggtatttatttaaaatgggTTTATCAAGGTATTAATGAAATAGGTCTAGATCAACGGAACAATATTGTAATTAATAAagatatgaaatattttagaaaaagtGAAGTTCTTACGTTATTAGGGGATTGTTCTAAggcaaaaaatattttaaaatggaaaCCAACTTACAACTTTTTTCAGCTCGTTTATGAAATGTTAAAACATGATTTCGAGGACTGTCATTTAGCTATAGACGATTATGAAACTTGTTTAGGGCGATACCATGCCTATAAGAGCGACTCGCACGTAACGAACTAA
- a CDS encoding ABC transporter F family member 1, with amino-acid sequence MICMYILFTTGLQIKKKGHSFISNIQFNNIVHEQNINHLKKKQKNKEKYLAYWSEGKRDHTQFKKHNRCIEQNGEAVCDNDKGDHFSGTKLEEGEWEDHVDAPLDNDHVDARLANEQCSGKRLELYEKLFNVEENSEYTVLSPKYNMNIYNILEKNYDEKENNKKIILKINNLNYEIDNKKIISNLNFELNKSECVGLIGNNGCGKTTLLNLIFENADNRSKNIIILNNQFKKENVEDVILNEDNICSLIKKNNFTVLYKILSYMANNSLNLSSLPTLIKNLKNLDLGQLDKNWLKNNNQLFFKNEVFYFKQNIHLLQNNDLTVFEKVLNFYQRTLQMYEVLMYIERSISIYNNDKRMSQRNGKEEVGMSTMSEGVSSNREGKNKVERNDSKSNETNGSSSVSTDNFSSNSSNSNSSSNSSNSSNSSNSNSNSNSSSNSSNSSNISNSNSNSSSATCNSSDKEKGRNNSNPSDRSNGKLDHYNCSTTNLEKSSDTNNGKFTLCNGKNEMKLSKEEQYFINSKYFDCVLKLYMHEKEHVFKEINNIKMNFNKYVNILNLKNFVHVKMCHLSNGYIIRVYLLLLLLSNSKLLLIDEINNNLDIFNIFFIMNIFKYALKYKQIGIILASHDFFLVSKLCSSILDFNKIYGYDMDLNNMALLKKISKGSNTHRGLVDDTGGNYGIDASYNEVYNVHNAHNSRKSKTQGGSGVGHSKAHITNLTYFKGNYVQYLNNMKILFDNKRKKKEELKKILDQLSANISKAKKKNKNEFMQQSLKKKEEELKLYQNIYDNFFDSKLNYQYMYYNLIYSNKNKNKNITNLVCANHTKENSSYSLHKKDRMSVQRNVQVETSMDGENTNARNTNDVFNNSLQFMKEVLHTNNPLNEGTVSMGASHIAEDEYRNRYKNDEATRSSSQLTRLTRFAGGDSKGMTDEDKIKYNERVEVEKMEHSEEQAVDDEEDIKSFMYGKMNDVEGNMNKNILIDMSRKIKNSELIETGEKYGTNNVTLYDFNNFSFYFLNKKNKKKKYIFKNMSLSINSGENVLLCVGEKKKKKKSLYAYGDDNDNDMEEEKKDISTEIMEQNKMAYFEGTINCNFNNVLLTYFEQNMIKKLNLEINDYFKYIIERVRYQPINFYDQCETEDLFNEHFFFYVLNKTKPFCNDVITNNIEEKIKALLKIFYIDSSTSIKEKSGGEKVRILFLSLFLKKSNLLLLDEINNNLDIYLKNLLLHFLNFIYEGNYILTTHDFYIIKNLTNVHKIIYIFDYLHTFTFYNVQDFIYNFYNFILTSFNILKYEQLVDANKKENEKNRQKGAFIVNSRVRNKSTIHPEQLFDSSRQTINNNNGNSNNNEISCTAKYNTDFLSNFYEKNANFSMQSIDQYVNRDNYEQHLYDSYDYEILKFLKAQYDKDRNERNSYEQINNVQEEIFEQPKANKKNFGGKGSSGKIKIKNWKRWRK; translated from the exons AtgatatgtatgtacatattgtTTACTACAGGcctacaaattaaaaaaaaaggtcatAGCTTTATAAGTAATATACAGTTTAATAATATTGTGCacgaacaaaatataaatcatttgaaaaaaaagcaaaaaaataaagaaaaatatttagcaTATTGGTCAGAAGGAAAAAGAGATCACACACAATTTAAGAAGCATAATAGGTGTATAGAACAAAATGGGGAGGCTGTATGTGATAATGACAAAGGAGACCATTTTAGTGGTACGAAACTAGAGGAAGGGGAGTGGGAAGACCATGTGGATGCACCGTTGGACAACGACCATGTGGACGCACGGCTTGCGAACGAACAGTGTTCAGGTAAGAGATTAGAATTATACGAGAAACTATTTAATGTTGAAGAGAATAGTGAATACACAGTGTTGTCACCCAAgtataatatgaatatatacaacataCTAGAAAAGAATTACGATgagaaagaaaataataaaaaaattattttaaaaataaataatttaaattacgAAATTGATAACAAAAAGATTATAAGCAATTTAAATTTTGAGTTAAATAAATCGGAGTGTGTTGGTCTGATAGGTAATAATGGATGTGGTAAAACGACcctattaaatttaatttttgaaaatgcAGATAATAGatctaaaaatataattattctaaataaccaatttaaaaaagaaaatgttgAAGATGTAATACTTAATGAAGATAATATATGTTCTctaatcaaaaaaaataattttacagttctctataaaatattgtcTTACATGGCAAATAACTCATTAAATTTAAGCTCTTTACCaactttaattaaaaatttgaaaaatttagaCCTTGGTCAGCTAGATAAAAATtggttaaaaaataataatcagctgtttttcaaaaatgaagttttttattttaaacagAATATACATctattacaaaataatgatCTAACTGTATTTGAAAAGgttctaaatttttatcaacGTACGTTACAAATGTATGAAGTGCTTATGTATATTGAAAGAAgtattagtatatataataacgaTAAGAGAATGTCTCAAAGGAATGGGAAGGAGGAGGTAGGTATGTCCACAATGAGTGAAGGAGTCTCATCTAATAGGGAGGGGAAAAATAAGGTAGAAAGGAACGACAGTAAAAGTAATGAAACAAATGGTTCGAGCAGCGTTAGCACTGATAACTtcagtagtaatagtagtaatagtaatagcagtagtaatagtagtaatagtagtaatagtagtaatagtaatagtaatagtaatagcagtagtaatagcagtaatagtagtaatattagtaatagtaatagtaatagcagtAGCGCAACTTGCAATAGTAGTgacaaagaaaaaggaagaaacaACTCCAACCCGTCAGACAGAAGTAATGGTAAGTTAGACCACTACAATTGTTCAACAACAAATTTGGAAAAATCTAGTGATACAAACAATGGTAAATTCACTCTGTGTAATGGTAAAAACGAAATGAAGCTGTCAAAAGAAGAGCAATATTTTATCAATTCGAAATATTTTGACTGCGttttgaaattatatatgcatgaaaAAGAACAtgtttttaaagaaataaataatataaaaatgaattttaataaatatgtaaatattctaaatttaaaaaattttgtacatGTGAAAATGTGCCATCTAAGCAATGGTTATATTATACGTGTCTATTTACTGCTGCTACTGCTAAGCAATTCCAAATTGTTGTTAAtagatgaaataaataataacttagatatattcaatatattttttataatgaatatatttaaatacgCTTTGAAATATAAACAGATAGGAATTATTTTAGCTAGCCACGATTTTTTTCTAGTTAGCAAATTGTGTAGCAGTATATTAgactttaataaaatatacggATATGATATGGATTTGAACAATATGGCTCTACtcaaaaaaattagcaaAGGTAGTAACACGCATAGAGGTCTAGTGGATGATACGGGTGGTAACTATGGCATTGATGCATCTTATAATGAAGTTTATAATGTACATAACGCGCATAATTCGCGTAAGTCGAAAACACAGGGTGGAAGCGGCGTAGGGCATAGTAAAGCGCATATCACCAATTTAACCTACTTCAAGGGGAATTATGTgcaatatttaaataatatgaaaattctGTTTGATAAcaagagaaagaaaaaggaagagCTGAAAAAAATACTAGACCAACTAAGTGCTAACATATCTaaagcgaaaaaaaaaaataaaaacgaatTTATGCAACagtcattaaaaaaaaaagaggaagaattaaaattatatcaaaatatttatgacaatttttttgatagtaaattaaattatcaaTATATGTACTACAACCTTatttatagtaataaaaataaaaacaaaaatattacgaATTTAGTTTGTGCTAACCATACGAAGGAAAATTCAAGTTACTCTTTACATAAGAAAGATCGAATGAGCGTGCAAAGGAACGTACAAGTAGAAACGTCTATGGATGGGGAAAATACAAATGCGCGTAACACAAACGATGTTTTTAACAATTCCCTTCAGTTTATGAAAGAAGTTCTTCACACAAACAATCCACTAAATGAAGGAACAGTCAGTATGGGAGCTAGTCACATAGCGGAAGACGAGTATCGTAACAGATACAAGAATGACGAAGCTACCCGGTCTTCATCGCAGTTGACACGATTAACTCGATTTGCTGGAGGAGATAGCAAAGGAATGACGGatgaagataaaataaaatataacgaaAGAGTGGAGGTCGAAAAGATGGAGCATTCAGAGGAGCAGGCTGTGGATGATGAAGAAGACATAAAGTCTTTCATGTATGGAAAAATGAACGATGTGGAAGggaatatgaacaaaaacattttaatagaCATGAgcaggaaaataaaaaacagcGAACTTATAGAAACAGGGGAAAAGTACGGTACGAATAATGTAACTCTGTACGACTTCAATAacttctctttttattttttaaataaaaaaaataaaaaaaaaaaatatatatttaaaaatatgagttTAAGTATTAATAGTGGTGAGAATGTTTTATT ATGTgtgggggaaaaaaaaaaaaaaaaaaaaagtttatatgcatatgggGATGATAATGACAATGATAtggaggaagaaaaaaaagatatttcaACAGAAATTATggagcaaaataaaatggcaTATTTTGAAGGTACCATAAACTGCAATTTTAACAATGTACTGTTAACATATTTCGaacaaaatatgataaaaaaattaaatttagaGATTAAcgattattttaaatatataattgagAGGGTCCGTTATCAAcccattaatttttatgaccAATGCGAAACAGAGGACCTATTTAATgagcacttttttttttacgttttaaataaaactaaaCCATTTTGTAATGAtgtaataacaaataatattgaGGAGAAAATTAAAGCattgttaaaaattttttatatcgaCAGTAGTACATcgataaaggaaaaaagcgGTGGAGAGAAAGTTCGAATATTGTTCttgtctttatttttaaaaaaatcaaatcTGTTATTATTggatgaaataaataataatttagacatatatttgaaaaatcttttgttacattttttaaattttatatatgaaggaaattatatattaacaacacatgatttttatatcataaaaaacTTGACaaatgttcataaaattatttatatttttgattaTCTGCatacttttactttttataatgttCAGGATTTTATCTACAATTtctacaattttattttgacctcatttaatattttaaaatatgaacaattaGTAGACGCAAACAAgaaggaaaatgaaaaaaatcgTCAGAAGGGTGCATTCATTGTGAACAGCAGGGTGAGAAATAAGAGCACAATACATCCTGAACAGCTATTCGATTCCTCTAGACAAacaattaacaataataatggtaatagtaataataacgaaATTAGCTGTACTGCGAAATACAATACCgattttttatcaaatttttatgaaaagaaTGCAAATTTCAGTATGCAGAGTATAGATCAATATGTCAATCGAGATAATTATGAACAACACCTCTACGATAGTTATGACTATGAAAtattgaaatttttaaaagcacAATATGATAAAGATAGAAATGAGAGAAACAGTTATGAACAAATTAACAACGTTCAGGAAGAAATTTTCGAACAACCAAAAgctaataagaaaaattttggCGGTAAAGGGTCCtcaggaaaaataaaaattaaaaattggaAAAGGTGGAGAAAGTGA
- a CDS encoding translation initiation factor SUI1, with protein sequence MEELQEQFDKIKLTSDAEVDLEEPEKISHRKLRLMKMKNKKEEKKLKKQNFKGSSNNKISLANNKDSNDNNYSDKKSSNKQNEENINDIEDDVKHNNTDKQDYLGENTSLQSKKKYEVVNVEYCKVCTMPYEYCEYGNAFNECKEMNKEKFSYDIVSNNAESSSKRKTKEAPQNTTQKITIQRKTRARKKVVTVVTGLHQYVKLEKIAKIFSRFYACGSSVIKGTDNNPDQIDIQGDVEHNIIDVIMKNCPELTEDCFVILPPK encoded by the exons atggaGGAGTTACAAGAAcaatttgataaaataaaattaacatcGGACGCGGAGGTCGACTTGGAAGAACCGGAAAAGATATCTCACCGAAAACTAAGActtatgaaaatgaaaaataaaaaagaagaaaaaaaacttaagaagcaaaattttaaaggTTCTTCaaacaataaaatttcattGGCTAATAACAAAGatagtaatgataataattacagcgataaaaaaagtagtaacaaacaaaatgaagaaaatataaatgatattgAAGATGatgtaaaacataataatacgGATAAACAGGATTATTTAGGAGAAAATACTTCCCTCCAgagtaaaaagaaatatgaagTAGTTAACGTGGAATACTGTAAAG TGTGTACAATGCCCTATGAATACTGCGAGTACGGGAATGCTTTCAATGAATGCAAAGAAATGAACAAAGAGAAATTTAGTTATGATATTGTGAGCAATAACGCAGAAAGTAGCAGTAAAAGGAAGACAAAGGAGGCACCTCAAAAT ACAACtcaaaaaataacaatacaGAGAAAAACGAGAGCACGAAAAAAAGTTGTAACAGTTGTAACAGGACTGCATCAGTATgttaaattagaaaaaattgcCAAGATATTTTCTCGCTTTTATGCATGTGGATCCTCGGTTATAAAGGGCACTGATAATAATCCTGACCAGATAGACATACAA GGAGATGTAGAACACAATATTATAGACGTGATAATGAAAAACTGCCCAGAATTAACTGAAGATTGCTTTGTTATTTTACCCCCCAAATAA